In Halobacillus amylolyticus, the following proteins share a genomic window:
- a CDS encoding YtoQ family protein, translated as MELTVYLAGQIHDNWRDEIKEKAKKESMPIDFVGPQENHARSDSIGEDILGEQPGKLYRDDAASSVNNFRTKLLLSKADAVIALFGEDYKQWNTAMDASLAIQASKPLILIRPASLIHPLKELSNQATITVETVEQALEVLAYVYE; from the coding sequence ATGGAACTAACTGTGTATTTAGCTGGACAAATTCATGACAATTGGCGCGATGAGATTAAGGAAAAAGCCAAGAAAGAAAGCATGCCGATTGACTTTGTTGGACCACAGGAAAATCATGCACGATCTGACAGTATAGGTGAAGACATCCTCGGTGAACAACCTGGGAAGCTTTATAGGGATGATGCTGCTTCAAGTGTTAATAACTTCAGAACAAAACTTTTATTATCTAAGGCAGATGCTGTAATTGCCTTATTCGGTGAGGATTATAAACAGTGGAATACGGCAATGGATGCAAGTCTTGCTATACAAGCGAGTAAACCATTAATCCTAATTAGACCCGCGTCCCTTATCCACCCATTAAAAGAGTTATCCAACCAGGCTACCATTACTGTGGAAACGGTTGAACAAGCTTTAGAAGTGCTAGCCTACGTTTATGAATAA
- a CDS encoding CaiB/BaiF CoA transferase family protein, which translates to MLNSMKVLDFSKLLPGPYATMMLADLGAEILRVESPDLPDFIRQLEPLDGEDSATHQHLNRSKKSISLNLKKREAVELVKQLVKDYDIVLEQFRPGVMERLGLDYETLREANPKLIYCSLTGYGQTGPYRDRPGHDNNYLSVAGIAEYSARKNERPAPMGIQIADIAGGSLHSVIAILTAVIHRGSTGEGQYIDLSMTDSSFALNAMFGPGYLSSGGVEPKPEGTELNGGTFYDYYKTMDGRYFSVGSLEPPFRKRLCKGLGISHLIDLAEGTGSEEKRLFKEAVREAFLEKTYDEWVAIFKDIEACVEPVLKFSEAIEHPQIKARNMIVDVPKSDGTFQRQIASPIKSTAYKQKYKSIGGKRGENTVEILREIGLTKEKINELIDKDLFGLVKEHR; encoded by the coding sequence TTGTTAAATTCTATGAAAGTGCTAGACTTTTCCAAATTATTACCTGGTCCATACGCGACGATGATGCTGGCTGATTTGGGCGCGGAGATCTTACGAGTAGAATCACCTGATTTACCGGATTTTATTAGACAGCTTGAACCATTGGATGGTGAGGATTCGGCGACACATCAACATTTGAATCGCTCTAAGAAATCTATTAGCCTGAATCTGAAAAAACGAGAAGCGGTTGAGTTAGTTAAGCAGCTAGTTAAAGATTATGATATTGTCCTGGAACAGTTTCGCCCCGGTGTAATGGAACGGCTTGGGTTAGACTACGAAACGCTTAGGGAAGCGAATCCAAAGCTAATTTATTGTTCACTCACAGGTTACGGTCAGACAGGTCCGTATCGAGATCGCCCAGGACATGATAATAATTATCTTTCAGTTGCAGGAATAGCCGAATATTCAGCACGCAAAAACGAGCGTCCTGCTCCAATGGGAATACAGATTGCGGATATAGCAGGTGGGTCTTTACATAGTGTCATTGCTATCTTGACAGCAGTAATCCACCGTGGGTCCACCGGAGAGGGACAATACATTGATCTTAGTATGACGGATTCATCTTTTGCATTAAATGCAATGTTTGGTCCAGGCTATTTATCAAGTGGTGGGGTTGAGCCAAAACCTGAAGGAACAGAACTGAATGGTGGAACCTTTTATGACTACTATAAAACGATGGATGGGCGTTATTTTTCAGTGGGAAGCCTCGAACCCCCTTTTAGAAAAAGATTGTGCAAAGGATTGGGTATTTCTCATCTGATTGACCTAGCAGAAGGTACAGGGTCTGAAGAAAAACGGCTTTTTAAAGAAGCAGTTAGAGAAGCGTTTCTGGAAAAAACCTATGATGAATGGGTTGCTATTTTTAAAGACATCGAGGCCTGTGTAGAACCTGTACTTAAATTTTCCGAGGCTATTGAACACCCACAAATAAAGGCAAGAAATATGATTGTAGACGTCCCTAAATCTGATGGGACATTCCAAAGACAAATCGCATCCCCAATTAAGTCAACTGCTTATAAGCAGAAATACAAATCCATTGGCGGGAAGCGAGGGGAAAATACAGTAGAAATACTTCGGGAAATAGGTTTAACCAAGGAAAAAATAAATGAATTGATCGACAAAGACTTGTTCGGATTAGTAAAGGAACATCGTTGA
- a CDS encoding branched-chain amino acid aminotransferase, with translation MNEKELEIVKSTNKKSKPQTDQISFGKTFTDHMFIMDYEADIGWNNPRIVPYEPITLDPASMIFHYGQTVFEGLKAYRSEDNRILLFRPDKNLQRLNLSSERLSIPAIDEESVMNYLKQLVSLEQDWIPTTEGTSLYIRPFIIATETNLSVAPSQSYKFMIILSPVGSYFSGGIKPVSINVEEQFTRAVKGGTGTAKTAGNYSSGYQAQAKAKNEGNADVLWLDGLEKRYIEEVGSMNIFFKINGEVVTPELNGSILNGITRMSIIEVLNEWEIPVVERKISIEELYQAYADGELEEAFGAGTAAVISPVGELNWLGRKMVINNNQIGALSKKLYDEITGIQTGKLVDSHQWILEV, from the coding sequence ATGAATGAGAAAGAACTTGAAATCGTAAAGAGCACGAACAAGAAGTCGAAACCACAAACGGATCAGATTTCTTTTGGTAAAACATTTACGGACCACATGTTTATCATGGATTATGAAGCTGATATAGGGTGGAATAACCCTCGTATTGTTCCCTATGAGCCGATAACTTTAGATCCTGCCTCCATGATTTTTCATTATGGGCAAACTGTATTTGAAGGTTTGAAAGCCTATCGCTCAGAAGACAATCGTATTCTATTGTTTAGGCCCGATAAGAATTTGCAAAGACTCAATCTTTCAAGTGAGCGACTGAGTATCCCAGCTATCGATGAAGAAAGCGTTATGAATTATCTTAAGCAGTTGGTTAGTCTTGAGCAAGATTGGATTCCGACAACAGAAGGAACTTCCCTTTATATACGTCCATTTATTATCGCAACCGAAACGAACCTTTCTGTAGCACCTTCGCAATCTTATAAATTTATGATTATTCTCTCGCCTGTTGGTTCTTACTTTTCCGGGGGCATAAAACCTGTCAGTATCAATGTAGAGGAGCAATTTACCAGAGCTGTGAAAGGTGGTACGGGTACCGCAAAGACAGCAGGAAATTATTCGTCTGGTTACCAAGCGCAAGCTAAAGCAAAAAATGAAGGAAATGCGGATGTTTTATGGTTAGATGGTCTGGAGAAAAGATACATCGAGGAAGTCGGCAGTATGAATATCTTTTTCAAAATCAACGGAGAAGTCGTAACCCCAGAATTAAACGGAAGTATTTTGAATGGGATTACTAGGATGTCGATCATTGAAGTACTCAACGAGTGGGAAATACCAGTTGTCGAAAGAAAAATATCTATCGAAGAATTGTATCAGGCATATGCAGATGGAGAGTTGGAAGAAGCATTTGGCGCTGGAACGGCCGCTGTTATTTCTCCTGTTGGAGAGCTGAACTGGTTAGGGCGAAAAATGGTAATAAACAATAATCAGATAGGGGCGTTATCTAAAAAGTTGTATGATGAGATTACAGGGATCCAAACTGGAAAACTAGTAGATAGTCACCAATGGATATTAGAAGTGTAA
- a CDS encoding GNAT family N-acetyltransferase, with translation MATTLKNNLLKLTEYTTDYEQAVASFYLPKQQLQFTRYPIEKITDPALSESTHHILIVNEDRPVGYFALEDGGKLFKYTNNLQARLLTCFSIDSRYQGKGYAKKGLNLLPAFILNHLHHINEVVLGVNERNKPAISLYKKVGFIDNNEILVGKKGPQHILHLRV, from the coding sequence ATGGCTACTACTTTAAAAAATAATCTACTGAAGTTAACTGAATACACTACTGACTACGAGCAGGCTGTTGCAAGCTTCTATCTTCCCAAGCAACAACTACAATTTACCCGTTATCCTATAGAGAAAATAACTGACCCAGCCCTCTCGGAAAGTACCCATCATATTCTCATAGTAAATGAAGATAGGCCAGTAGGTTATTTTGCGTTAGAAGATGGAGGCAAACTGTTCAAATATACGAACAATCTTCAAGCTAGACTGCTAACTTGTTTCTCAATAGATTCAAGATATCAAGGTAAAGGGTATGCCAAAAAGGGACTAAATTTATTACCAGCATTTATACTTAATCATCTTCATCATATTAATGAGGTCGTTTTAGGTGTTAATGAAAGAAATAAACCGGCTATAAGTTTATATAAGAAAGTTGGTTTTATTGATAACAACGAGATCCTTGTCGGGAAAAAAGGTCCACAGCATATATTACATTTAAGGGTCTAA
- a CDS encoding DUF1444 domain-containing protein yields MKMTSIKMKKILEERLHYEEWNTVFNRDKDTFRVEWKESGKGITITLPNVIAKYENRGEKTVDELEEHVKEALRIMNQTHELTGKEQHIFPVIRAASFPVETDNGKKLVTTEHTAETRVYYALDLGKSYQLIDEEMVKNENWTVDRMKEIASFNVRSLSVDMKKDTVYGNDFYFQSTQDGYDASRILNEVLLEKLKAEFEGELAISIPHQDVIIFADIKNPEGYDILAQMAMKFFAEGLVPVTSLSFLYEDKQLEPIFILAQKKPKKK; encoded by the coding sequence ATGAAAATGACGAGTATAAAAATGAAGAAAATCCTCGAGGAACGGTTGCATTATGAAGAATGGAACACCGTTTTTAATCGAGATAAAGATACGTTTAGGGTTGAGTGGAAGGAGTCTGGCAAAGGAATCACTATCACTCTTCCAAATGTCATTGCTAAATATGAAAATCGTGGTGAAAAGACAGTTGATGAACTGGAGGAACATGTAAAAGAAGCATTAAGGATCATGAACCAAACACATGAACTCACAGGGAAGGAGCAGCACATTTTTCCTGTTATCAGAGCGGCTTCGTTTCCAGTAGAGACCGACAATGGCAAAAAGCTGGTCACAACTGAACATACGGCTGAGACAAGGGTTTATTATGCCTTAGACTTAGGTAAATCCTATCAGCTTATTGACGAAGAAATGGTGAAGAATGAAAATTGGACGGTTGATCGAATGAAGGAAATCGCAAGTTTTAATGTGCGATCTCTATCAGTTGATATGAAAAAAGATACGGTGTACGGCAATGATTTTTATTTTCAGTCTACACAGGATGGCTACGATGCGAGCCGCATTTTGAATGAGGTACTTTTAGAAAAATTAAAAGCTGAATTTGAAGGCGAGCTTGCGATTAGTATCCCGCACCAGGATGTTATTATTTTTGCAGATATTAAAAATCCTGAGGGCTATGATATCCTAGCTCAAATGGCGATGAAATTTTTTGCAGAAGGACTTGTTCCGGTAACATCATTGTCTTTCCTATATGAAGATAAACAGCTTGAACCTATTTTCATCCTTGCTCAAAAAAAACCAAAGAAAAAGTGA
- a CDS encoding long-chain-fatty-acid--CoA ligase translates to MFSSLTPLDWKRRAVKYYPEKTAVIDGEKRFTYKEFGERSDQLSVALHVAGIRAGDHIAVMMPNTHYMLECFYGICQLGATMVPLNYRLSAEDLEYIINHSDSKMLIVDEEFSGPIEEIEDKLSLEQIVIVSVAEQKTSLKGVDYEAFLQHAPESTAPPEVEIDENQLLTLNYTSGTTSKPKGVMLNHRSNYLNSANFMYHLGVSHDDVYLHTLPMFHANGWGGVWAITAAGATHVCLRKVDPSLILSLFERENISLLCGAPTVINMLVNDPKAKETEIKTRPRMATAGAPPAAALIQKAQETLGLNMIHVYGLTETSPFILYCEWKKELDSKSADEQAAIKARQGIELAFNGETKVVHPDGEEVAWDGKELGEIITRGNVVMDGYYKDPEKTEAAIREGWFYTGDLAVTHPDGYIEIRDRAKDLIISGGENISSTEVEGVLYKHPDVLEVAVIAIPDDKWGETPKATIVLHANANVSEEEIISYCRSEMAHFKAPREVEFVESLPKTATGKLQKYRLREMHWGGPKKVN, encoded by the coding sequence ATGTTTTCTTCCTTAACCCCACTTGATTGGAAACGCAGGGCGGTGAAATATTATCCTGAAAAAACTGCAGTTATCGATGGAGAAAAGCGGTTTACGTACAAGGAATTTGGAGAACGTTCGGACCAACTCTCGGTTGCATTACATGTAGCAGGTATCCGAGCGGGCGATCACATTGCGGTAATGATGCCTAACACTCATTATATGTTGGAATGTTTTTATGGGATCTGCCAACTTGGTGCTACAATGGTACCTTTAAATTATCGATTATCAGCAGAGGATTTAGAGTACATCATCAATCATAGTGACTCAAAAATGTTAATTGTCGATGAAGAATTTAGTGGACCGATTGAGGAAATCGAGGATAAGCTTTCCCTGGAACAGATTGTGATTGTTTCTGTGGCAGAACAAAAGACCTCCTTAAAAGGGGTGGATTATGAGGCATTTCTCCAACATGCTCCGGAAAGTACCGCTCCACCTGAAGTGGAAATAGATGAAAATCAGCTTTTAACATTGAATTATACTAGTGGGACGACATCGAAGCCAAAAGGTGTGATGTTAAACCACCGCAGTAATTACCTTAACTCGGCAAATTTTATGTATCACCTTGGTGTCAGCCATGACGATGTTTATCTTCATACGTTACCGATGTTTCACGCAAACGGCTGGGGTGGCGTCTGGGCTATTACAGCTGCTGGCGCGACCCATGTATGTTTGAGAAAGGTGGATCCTTCATTGATCCTCAGCTTGTTCGAAAGGGAGAATATCTCACTGTTATGTGGCGCTCCGACTGTTATTAATATGCTCGTGAATGATCCCAAGGCAAAAGAAACGGAGATCAAAACACGCCCGCGCATGGCGACAGCAGGAGCCCCTCCAGCTGCTGCCCTCATTCAAAAAGCACAGGAAACTCTTGGATTGAATATGATCCATGTCTACGGTCTGACGGAAACTTCACCATTCATTCTTTATTGTGAGTGGAAAAAAGAATTGGATTCAAAGTCGGCAGATGAACAGGCAGCTATAAAGGCAAGACAAGGAATTGAGTTAGCTTTTAACGGAGAAACGAAGGTTGTCCACCCAGACGGGGAGGAGGTTGCTTGGGACGGCAAGGAATTAGGAGAAATCATTACCCGCGGGAATGTAGTGATGGATGGATATTACAAGGATCCGGAGAAGACTGAAGCGGCAATTAGAGAAGGATGGTTCTATACCGGTGATTTGGCAGTGACCCATCCAGATGGATATATTGAAATACGAGACCGTGCCAAGGACTTGATCATATCCGGAGGAGAAAACATTTCTTCCACAGAGGTCGAAGGAGTGTTGTATAAACATCCGGATGTGCTAGAAGTAGCTGTTATTGCCATTCCTGACGATAAATGGGGTGAAACTCCAAAGGCAACTATTGTCCTGCACGCCAATGCGAACGTGAGTGAAGAGGAGATTATTAGCTATTGCCGATCCGAAATGGCTCATTTTAAAGCACCTAGGGAAGTTGAGTTTGTAGAGTCTTTACCAAAAACAGCTACCGGTAAACTACAAAAATATCGTTTGAGGGAAATGCACTGGGGAGGGCCAAAGAAAGTAAATTAA
- a CDS encoding LLM class flavin-dependent oxidoreductase produces the protein MKISILDQSPISAGTTAGQALQESMKLAQIGEELGYTRYWIAEHHDISGLSCSAPEVMLAYIGGKTSHIRLGAGAVLLPHYRPYRIAETYNMLTTLFPERVDLGIGRAPGGSAEAAIALSNNFLEQVRKMPETFKELSHFLYNDFPSDQMYSKISASPLPAVPPELWMLGTSEKSAVLAAENGTAYAFGQFMVDKSDASILKTYSNHFKSRGRLKQPKSILAVSVVCSETTERAEELALSTQLWNIQHAKGEGSKGVPSVEEAKQYSFTSYEQDKIDDMRRRMVIGNPQEVKQKLFDLKMRYQADEIMMITITHSYEERIESYRLIANELLAKHG, from the coding sequence ATGAAAATCAGTATTTTAGATCAATCTCCCATTTCAGCTGGAACAACTGCCGGGCAGGCATTACAAGAATCCATGAAACTTGCGCAAATTGGGGAAGAGTTAGGCTATACTCGTTATTGGATCGCTGAACACCATGATATATCAGGACTTTCCTGCTCCGCTCCTGAGGTAATGCTTGCGTACATTGGTGGAAAAACAAGCCATATTCGACTTGGTGCTGGGGCTGTTTTACTTCCACACTATAGACCCTATAGAATTGCAGAAACGTATAATATGCTGACAACTTTATTTCCAGAACGCGTTGATTTAGGAATTGGCAGGGCACCGGGAGGATCTGCTGAAGCAGCCATAGCTCTTTCAAATAACTTTTTGGAACAAGTTCGAAAAATGCCTGAGACATTCAAAGAGCTTAGTCATTTTTTATATAATGATTTTCCCTCAGATCAGATGTATTCAAAAATATCTGCGTCCCCTCTTCCAGCCGTGCCACCTGAACTTTGGATGCTTGGGACGAGTGAAAAAAGTGCAGTACTTGCAGCTGAAAATGGAACAGCTTACGCATTTGGGCAATTTATGGTCGATAAATCTGACGCAAGCATCTTGAAAACCTATAGCAACCACTTTAAGTCCAGAGGCAGATTAAAACAGCCTAAATCGATTCTTGCAGTTTCTGTTGTCTGTTCAGAAACAACAGAAAGAGCAGAAGAACTGGCCCTAAGCACTCAGCTGTGGAATATCCAACATGCAAAGGGTGAAGGCAGTAAAGGGGTTCCTTCAGTGGAAGAAGCCAAACAGTATTCTTTTACTAGCTATGAACAAGATAAAATTGATGATATGAGAAGGAGAATGGTGATTGGGAATCCACAAGAGGTCAAGCAAAAACTTTTTGATTTAAAAATGCGGTACCAAGCGGATGAAATAATGATGATCACTATCACGCATAGTTATGAGGAGCGTATTGAATCTTATCGACTTATTGCTAATGAACTTTTGGCTAAACACGGATGA
- a CDS encoding thioredoxin family protein, producing the protein MITLESDGQLKQLINDGRTILLFSADWCPDCRVIEPVLPDIESKFGNWTFVHVDRDQFIHVCAEHDIFGIPSFLAFHKGEEVDRFVSKDRKSQEDIEAFITNINI; encoded by the coding sequence ATGATCACATTAGAATCAGATGGTCAATTAAAACAACTAATTAATGATGGACGGACGATCCTATTATTCTCAGCGGACTGGTGTCCGGACTGTCGAGTGATCGAACCTGTTCTTCCGGATATTGAATCTAAATTTGGAAATTGGACTTTTGTCCACGTCGACCGTGATCAGTTTATTCACGTATGTGCTGAACATGATATTTTTGGAATTCCAAGCTTCTTAGCATTTCATAAAGGTGAGGAAGTCGATCGTTTCGTTAGTAAGGATCGAAAATCACAGGAGGATATTGAAGCATTTATTACCAATATAAATATATAA
- a CDS encoding methyl-accepting chemotaxis protein: MNSLRSRVRLIVVLALISLLVLISFFTYFFNKQTEMADESRKIQGALIASEEIKYLMTVASQNQQTFFANPSDETGETIAKSIANVKETARTYSDTYISYDAVSKEFTAIADQAIKYEEELETLINAFRLLGFSESEGMYKFINESYQSFNSLVESTNRSGLETALLQMRLQEQVFLNDPTEENLSSFKESSGTFEEIARSLNLPEEQATTLDRNLLKYEQSLNTVNSTLTQATTTRSSFEEIAADVSNHVNQVIALTEGINGEILTEQNSMKNFILTLLFIIGGVALLITLVTGSLLVRSITKSMTTLKESAMIIGDGDLSHRISLKSKDEMAELGHQFNVMAEKMERSVCKVLEASGILNNSSDHLTSVSDQTATQAQEVNDAINQVAAGSQNQAQKIEETTKLIEHVSEAIVNTKQATGDINDRLHKADQVGIEGLKTVDQLEQTSNSFIELASHMSSEVQSASKQSQEVNKIVATIEDIADSTDLLALNAAIESARAGEAGRGFAVVADEVRKLSERSKQEAGRIHELVLNMSKQMSKLSTDARQFDDYQSSQNNAVVQTKEAFHHISTHVQDMNHQINQVKQAVNGVDSVNEDVKQKLHDISIISEEAVATAEEVAASSENQLQSISQVHQAATDLQALSQELSSEVSQFTINENWEVINDNEETKLDNLIGEEEVVEGMGEYNQEVDSLNFKENKDLKEEEEIPYNDDRMSS, from the coding sequence ATGAATTCGTTAAGAAGTCGTGTACGATTAATCGTCGTATTAGCTTTAATCAGCTTACTTGTTCTCATAAGCTTTTTTACATATTTCTTTAATAAACAAACAGAGATGGCTGATGAAAGCAGAAAAATTCAAGGAGCACTTATAGCAAGTGAAGAAATCAAATATTTAATGACCGTTGCTTCCCAAAATCAACAAACCTTCTTTGCAAATCCTAGCGATGAAACAGGTGAAACCATTGCTAAATCTATTGCAAATGTAAAAGAAACAGCACGTACATATTCAGATACATACATATCGTACGATGCCGTTTCCAAAGAGTTTACGGCAATTGCAGACCAAGCTATTAAATATGAGGAAGAGCTTGAAACACTAATCAATGCATTCCGTTTGTTAGGATTTTCTGAATCAGAAGGGATGTATAAGTTCATTAATGAATCTTATCAGTCATTTAACAGTCTGGTAGAATCAACAAATCGATCAGGGTTAGAAACAGCTTTATTACAAATGAGGCTTCAAGAACAAGTATTTCTTAATGACCCAACGGAGGAGAATTTATCAAGCTTCAAAGAAAGTTCAGGGACTTTTGAAGAGATTGCAAGGTCCTTAAATTTACCCGAAGAGCAAGCAACTACCCTAGACCGAAACCTACTAAAATATGAGCAATCTTTAAATACGGTCAACAGCACATTGACTCAGGCTACCACCACTCGCTCATCCTTTGAGGAAATTGCTGCTGATGTCTCTAACCACGTTAACCAAGTCATCGCTTTAACAGAAGGTATTAATGGAGAAATTCTGACAGAGCAAAATTCAATGAAGAATTTCATTTTGACTTTATTGTTTATTATCGGTGGGGTGGCTTTATTGATTACTCTAGTTACAGGCTCCCTCTTAGTCCGCTCCATTACAAAATCGATGACAACTCTTAAAGAAAGCGCAATGATAATTGGAGACGGGGACCTCTCCCACCGAATAAGTCTGAAATCCAAGGATGAAATGGCTGAGCTTGGTCACCAATTTAATGTAATGGCAGAAAAAATGGAACGTTCTGTTTGTAAAGTTCTCGAAGCGTCAGGTATTTTAAATAACTCTTCAGACCACTTAACGTCAGTATCTGACCAAACAGCGACACAAGCACAGGAAGTTAATGACGCGATTAACCAGGTAGCTGCAGGATCACAAAACCAGGCCCAAAAAATTGAAGAAACGACAAAACTGATCGAACATGTGTCTGAAGCTATTGTAAACACAAAACAGGCAACAGGAGATATTAACGATCGATTACACAAGGCTGATCAAGTTGGTATCGAAGGCTTAAAAACTGTAGATCAACTTGAACAAACCTCTAATTCGTTTATTGAACTGGCTTCACATATGTCAAGTGAAGTACAATCGGCCTCCAAGCAGTCACAAGAAGTAAATAAAATTGTTGCTACAATTGAGGACATTGCGGACAGTACCGATTTGTTAGCACTCAATGCGGCAATTGAATCAGCTCGGGCAGGTGAAGCTGGGAGAGGGTTTGCTGTTGTTGCAGATGAAGTAAGAAAGCTATCGGAACGGTCCAAACAAGAAGCTGGAAGAATTCACGAGCTTGTTCTGAATATGTCCAAACAAATGTCTAAACTTTCTACGGATGCAAGGCAATTTGATGACTATCAATCTTCACAAAATAACGCCGTCGTTCAAACCAAAGAAGCCTTTCATCACATATCTACACACGTACAGGATATGAACCATCAAATTAACCAAGTTAAACAAGCTGTAAATGGTGTTGACAGCGTGAACGAGGATGTAAAACAAAAGCTTCATGATATTAGTATTATCTCAGAGGAGGCTGTCGCAACAGCTGAAGAAGTGGCTGCTTCAAGTGAAAACCAGCTGCAATCCATTAGTCAAGTTCATCAAGCAGCTACTGATCTACAAGCTCTCTCACAAGAGTTGTCTTCGGAAGTAAGTCAATTTACAATAAATGAGAATTGGGAGGTAATAAACGATAACGAGGAAACTAAGCTTGACAACTTAATTGGTGAAGAAGAAGTGGTTGAAGGTATGGGTGAATATAACCAAGAAGTAGATTCCTTAAATTTCAAGGAAAATAAGGATTTAAAGGAAGAGGAAGAAATACCATACAACGATGACAGAATGTCTTCGTAA
- a CDS encoding DUF1516 family protein: MFIHIHLVTVIVIISLVIIVNHLYSGQKKKAATILHHTLRFLYIVAILSGGFSLGMRPVSLGSLFKVFLGVGSIGLIEVYFMHKVKGDTPQFLPVFFVIFLSLTVVMGLFLPLGISLF, from the coding sequence ATGTTCATTCATATTCACCTGGTGACAGTTATCGTGATCATTTCTCTAGTGATCATAGTGAATCATTTATATAGCGGACAAAAGAAGAAGGCAGCGACTATCTTGCATCATACTTTACGCTTTCTTTACATCGTGGCGATTTTATCAGGCGGTTTCTCTCTTGGCATGCGGCCTGTGTCTCTGGGAAGCTTATTTAAAGTATTTCTAGGTGTCGGGAGCATTGGTTTAATAGAAGTGTACTTTATGCATAAAGTAAAGGGGGATACACCGCAATTCTTGCCGGTCTTCTTTGTTATCTTTTTGTCGCTTACAGTCGTTATGGGGTTATTTCTGCCGCTCGGTATTTCCCTTTTTTAA
- a CDS encoding DUF84 family protein, with product MRIYIGSLNPTKIDSVKQIFIDDEVVGVEAQSKVAAQPFSDQETLEGAVNRARECAAIKKSDIGIGLEGGVMEIEDELYLCNWGALIDQKENVYKASGARLPLPDEIKKGLQTGRELGDLIDAYTQKTDVRKHEGAIGVFTEGLVQREEMFKHVVKLLKGQWLCNRS from the coding sequence GTGAGAATTTATATAGGTTCACTCAACCCGACAAAGATCGATTCTGTAAAGCAGATTTTTATAGATGATGAAGTCGTTGGGGTTGAAGCACAATCTAAGGTTGCTGCTCAACCTTTTTCTGATCAAGAGACATTAGAAGGGGCAGTTAATCGCGCACGCGAATGCGCAGCTATAAAGAAAAGTGACATTGGCATCGGTTTAGAAGGCGGTGTGATGGAAATAGAAGATGAGCTGTATCTTTGTAACTGGGGAGCCCTTATTGATCAAAAAGAAAATGTTTATAAAGCTAGCGGTGCACGTTTACCACTCCCTGATGAAATTAAAAAAGGATTACAAACAGGCAGAGAGCTTGGTGATTTAATCGATGCTTACACACAGAAAACGGACGTAAGAAAACATGAAGGCGCAATTGGTGTTTTCACAGAAGGTTTAGTGCAGCGCGAGGAAATGTTTAAACATGTAGTGAAACTGTTAAAAGGTCAATGGTTGTGTAATCGATCTTAA
- a CDS encoding Dph6-related ATP pyrophosphatase: MKNVIVSWSGGKDSAFAIYDLMKNDNYHIKGLLATTSEGSGRLPMHEVKREFIHAQAESLRIPLYEVKLPSRVGNSDYEQALKQQFDLFKEQGVQTIVYADLFLEDIKEYRDQLLSNSGMEGFYPLWERETLTVARKFISEGFKAIVTTVDSDKLPTEMAGQPFDEEFLSSLPKDVDPCGENGEFHTFVFDGPIYNELIPVTPGVPFQTRSGRFVHVELIKQ, translated from the coding sequence ATGAAGAACGTTATTGTTTCTTGGAGTGGTGGTAAAGATAGTGCATTTGCAATCTATGACTTAATGAAAAATGATAATTATCACATTAAAGGTTTATTAGCAACTACCTCTGAAGGAAGCGGGCGTCTCCCAATGCATGAAGTAAAGAGGGAATTTATTCATGCACAGGCTGAGTCCCTGAGAATACCTCTATACGAAGTGAAGCTGCCTTCAAGGGTTGGCAACAGTGATTACGAGCAAGCGCTTAAGCAACAGTTTGATCTATTCAAAGAACAGGGAGTCCAAACTATCGTTTATGCGGACTTGTTCCTTGAGGATATAAAAGAATATCGAGATCAGCTTCTTTCTAATTCAGGAATGGAAGGATTTTATCCATTATGGGAGAGGGAGACGTTAACCGTCGCAAGGAAGTTTATTTCCGAGGGGTTTAAGGCAATTGTGACTACTGTAGACTCTGACAAACTTCCAACTGAAATGGCGGGTCAGCCTTTTGACGAGGAATTCCTTAGTTCCCTTCCTAAAGACGTCGACCCATGTGGTGAAAATGGAGAGTTCCATACGTTTGTTTTTGATGGACCGATTTATAACGAACTGATTCCTGTAACCCCAGGGGTACCTTTTCAAACACGCTCAGGACGATTTGTGCATGTGGAGTTAATCAAGCAATAA